The genomic stretch TTCTGGTAAAATGTGGAAAAAGAGATCGTCGGCCAATGCACTCAGTTCTAATAATCCAATCAAACGGCCATCTTCTGCAACCACTGAAACAACATGCACATTCGGGCGTACTAACATGGCACGGGCGACATCATCCAATGAAGTATCGCCTAAAACGATAGTTGGCTCTAGATTCAATAGGGAATCTACTTTTTCGATCGGCGTATCCCGAAGAACAGACCAGTCCGACCGGAGCGCCGGTGGGGACACATCTTGAAGCGGTTGGGGGATTGCTTTATATATCCCAATTGCCTGTGAAACTGGCAGCACCAAAACCACACCACTATTGGGTTGATCAAAACCGCCGACAATACGTTCGGCTTCAGCAATCGCCTGTGCCAGTAATTCTTCATCATCGAAGACTGCGATTAATGTGCGGGTTTCGACTTCCTTCGTTTCGAAGAGATGATTGATCGCGCCCAACCCAACCCGGCTGAGCCAGGTGCGGGAGGCATGCCCTCCAGCGCTTTTCAGGATAGTGGTTCCCGGGACGCCAATTTTTCGCCAAATATTCAATATATCTGGCAATTTACTGGTGTCATTCAAAATAACAAGTAGCAGATTTGACATTTTTTCTCCTTTAATTTCGAATAATATTGGCTCTTTGGGAACTACCACCACGGTGCTTCCCAGAGAACCTAAAAAAATGGTAATTCATAGCGTAACAAGTGCTATAGCCTTGGGGGCGCATCTTTCGAGCGAGATCCCGTTGGGAAATAGTAAGAAAGCCCCATATGTGAAAAACCAATCACCAAAACCGCTATGCCAATAGCTACAGCGAGTTGGAACGGCTGGCCCAAAATTTCGCGCGGCCAAAGGAGCAGTGCCGGGAAAAGGAACGCTGCTACGCGCAATCCCGTTAATCCGAATGAGCCTTTTTTATGAAAGACCAGTATTTTCCATTTACGGCCTAGCCAGGCGATGCCAAGGCCGAGCAAAGCCCCCACGATGACTTCAATCAGCAAAAGGGTTGAAGCCGGTTGGTGGGCCTGCCAACCCAGCAACAGGAATAAAAGCAGAACCAAACTAAACCCCAGCCAGGAGTTCAACGGGGCTGGCATCGTTTTCACGTGAAAACCAAGTTGGTAATGCTGGCTCAGCCAGACGAATGCCATTGCACTGACCAATGCCGCTGTAACAGCTGAACCACCAATGACGAGTGCAAACCAGTAGGCGAAATATACTTGACCGATACTAATCCAGGAATGAAATCTGGCCGAAGTTTTGCGGAGCAGATACAGTCCGAATGAGGCGATTACTATCCCCAAAAACGCGCTGCTGAAAATCCCCCCAATATACTGATTAGACGATTGAATGGCTGCTTCAACTTCGGTCAGTAAAAACATCAAGGTTAGCGGCCCTATCTGGCTCATATAACTGGCGCCATTCACCGGTTCACCAGCCCTCCAAATCATACTTGCTGCAAGTATGCCGAACAGCAAAGCACCAGGCCAATTTAAAGCCCCAATTAACCAAAGAACTGAACTGAAGATCAGAGCAGCGCCGCACCAAAGTGTAATGCTTTTCCAGCCCCGCCAATCGGCATTAACAATCCTTCGGGTGTTCTGCCATAGGAGTAATGGAATAACCAGTCCCAAAATCATCTCCCAGGGAATCGGTATTTGGCGGGCTGGGGGTAAGAATACCAGCAGAATTCCGACCGCAATTATCAATGTCGCCCAGCGCTGGCGCGGGGGCTTGGCATTGAGCACCCCGCTCAATAATAAGAGAATAAAAATTGTGTGTTCAAATTCGACCATATATCATCACCTGTCTGATTTTGCTTGCTTTCTAAAAATAATTATGCCCTTTAGGGCATCGGCGACACGGAGTTCACAGAGTTTTTTCATGGAGTGCACAGAGAAGTGGTTTGCTCCGTGTTGCTTTGAATATAACTTCGTGTACTCTGTGTCTCTGTGGTAAACCCCATTGGTTCCGACTTGTTCGGGTTAGGGTCTTCGATTTTTTTTCGTGATTAAATCTGTCGGGTAGCTAGCACTATTTTTACGCTCGCGAATCAGGGGCTGAAATACACCACCGCAGCAAGCATGGTCGTATCTTGCCCATCTTCGCCGGGTTTTACGCGCACATCCGGTTGCAGGCCTTCGGCGCTGATATTGGCATCCAGACCGGGAATTTGCCATTGGGCGGCGGTGACATGCAGGCTGGAGCCATCGCTGAGTTCAAAGGCCAGTTGGATGACATCCTTTCCGTAGGTAGGCTGGCCGATCAGTGCGGCGCGCCCTCGGGTTTGCAGTGCCCCGGCAACGATTTCGGCTGCACTGGCTGTATTCGCGTCCACCAGCACCACCAGGGGTATTTCGCTCAAAGGGCCAGGACGACGCACAGTGTAGATTTCGGGGTCGTCGCCGCGGTACTGCTCTTGCAGAATATCGCCCTCGGTCAGGAATAGGCGCGCAATTTCGACGCCCGCATCCACCAGACCGCCGCCGTTGCCGCGCAGGTCGAGGGCGTAAAAATGCGCGCCTTGAGCGTCGAGATCGGCGGCTGCTTTTTCGATCTCTGCGGCGGTGCTGGCAGCGATCAGGTTGACCTTGATGATTCCCAGGCGCGCATCTTCGAGCGCCAGGCGCCAGGTGACGGAGGGTAGGGGAATGGCGGCGCGTTGGATGGTAAATGATTCGGTGGAATCACTTGTGGGGCGGGCAATCTCAATTGTCACCAGATCACCCTCCGGGCCGCGTAAGGCAGCCACCACTTCGTCTATGGGAGTCGCCGCGGCGATGACCAACTCATCCACGCGCAGCAGTTGGTCGCCAGCCTGCACACCGGCCTCCGCCGCAGGGCTATCCGGGAAGGGGTAGACAAAAATCTCGTCTTCCGGGCCGCGTTCCAGCGTCGCGCCGATGCCGCCATAGCTGCCTTCGAGATTGTCGCTATCGAGTTCGGTGCGGGCTGGCTCGACAAAACGTGTGTAAGGATCGTCATAGACGGCCAGCATACCACGGATCATGCCGTATTCCAGCGCCGGATCGGGGGGCGGGTCGTAGAGGGCGTTGACGCGTAAAATTTGGCGGGCTTCGTTCCAGATGGGATATTCGCTCAGGCTGGGGTAGAATTGGGCGCGGACGAAATAGCCCAAAGCGAAGGCCATCCCGAAGGTCAGCAGGCCGAGGAAGTAAATAGTGAAGGCTCGTTTCCAGTTCATATCCCCCGCAAGTTTATCATAGGTAGGGCTTTCGCCGCGCCATAGAATATTAGGGAAGGCGAAAGTTATAACTATATCGGTTGAAACACAAGGAGAGCGAAGATGCGTATAGCCATTATAAGCGACAGCCATGACAATATTTGGAAGATGGCCGCGGCCATGCCGCACCTGGAGGCCGCCGATGCTGTGCTGCATTGCGGCGATCTTGTGGCTCCATTTATGATTTTGCGGTTAATCAAGGGAACAGGCGGCAGGCCGGTGCATATTGTTTGGGGCAACAACGATGGGGATAAAGTGGCCCTCTCGCAGGTGGCTGCCGCAGCGGAGAATATTCATCTGCATGGCGAATTGGCTGAAATTGAATTGGACGGCCTTAAAATCGCCATGAATCACTATCCTAAAATTGCGCGCGGCCTGGCCGCTTCGGGACGCTATGATTTGGTGTGCTATGGGCACGATCATACGGCCTACGAAGAATGGC from Chloroflexota bacterium encodes the following:
- a CDS encoding CBS domain-containing protein, which encodes MSNLLLVILNDTSKLPDILNIWRKIGVPGTTILKSAGGHASRTWLSRVGLGAINHLFETKEVETRTLIAVFDDEELLAQAIAEAERIVGGFDQPNSGVVLVLPVSQAIGIYKAIPQPLQDVSPPALRSDWSVLRDTPIEKVDSLLNLEPTIVLGDTSLDDVARAMLVRPNVHVVSVVAEDGRLIGLLELSALADDLFFHILPEEFLSEITDIEKMMAFANKTRALTAHDAMTPPIWVKRGETVKEAFKRMHDNKLPGLPLVDERYHVVGYVNLLELLSLCIQMKNDVHSSEVEK
- a CDS encoding S41 family peptidase, giving the protein MNWKRAFTIYFLGLLTFGMAFALGYFVRAQFYPSLSEYPIWNEARQILRVNALYDPPPDPALEYGMIRGMLAVYDDPYTRFVEPARTELDSDNLEGSYGGIGATLERGPEDEIFVYPFPDSPAAEAGVQAGDQLLRVDELVIAAATPIDEVVAALRGPEGDLVTIEIARPTSDSTESFTIQRAAIPLPSVTWRLALEDARLGIIKVNLIAASTAAEIEKAAADLDAQGAHFYALDLRGNGGGLVDAGVEIARLFLTEGDILQEQYRGDDPEIYTVRRPGPLSEIPLVVLVDANTASAAEIVAGALQTRGRAALIGQPTYGKDVIQLAFELSDGSSLHVTAAQWQIPGLDANISAEGLQPDVRVKPGEDGQDTTMLAAVVYFSP
- a CDS encoding metallophosphoesterase, whose product is MRIAIISDSHDNIWKMAAAMPHLEAADAVLHCGDLVAPFMILRLIKGTGGRPVHIVWGNNDGDKVALSQVAAAAENIHLHGELAEIELDGLKIAMNHYPKIARGLAASGRYDLVCYGHDHTAYEEWLGETLLLNPGEIMGLNGRSTLAILDTATRFVEWVVLG